From a single Pseudomonas triticicola genomic region:
- the fis gene encoding DNA-binding transcriptional regulator Fis translates to MTMMTETLVSGTTPVSDNVNLKQHLNTPSEEGQTLRGSVEKALHNYFAHLEGASVTDVYNLVLSEVEAPLLESVMNYVKGNQTKASELLGLNRGTLRKKLKQYDLL, encoded by the coding sequence ATGACGATGATGACCGAGACTTTAGTGAGTGGAACAACACCCGTGAGCGACAACGTGAATTTGAAACAGCACCTCAACACGCCGAGCGAAGAAGGCCAGACCCTTCGCGGGAGTGTCGAGAAGGCGCTGCACAATTATTTCGCCCACCTTGAGGGCGCGTCCGTCACGGATGTGTACAACCTGGTGCTGTCCGAAGTCGAGGCGCCCCTGCTCGAAAGCGTGATGAACTACGTCAAGGGCAACCAGACCAAGGCCAGTGAGCTGCTGGGGCTGAACCGCGGCACGCTGCGCAAGAAACTCAAGCAGTACGATCTGCTGTAA
- a CDS encoding hybrid sensor histidine kinase/response regulator: MRWLRIAISFTVTLLTLLCMLPAQAAQGSGWSVLLDDQGILQLSDIRSARYTNQFSPIELDRLTAAEPEGALWLRFKLAPGKHEQVLRIFAPDLSQLNLYVLDGDRLIEQRNTGNERPQAEHPLPSSDFMLPLPQADKPLDIYVRMISGHQLRPHITLQAAIEGAADQKQTLIFGLLFGCLAMLLLHNLVRYAYSRSRSSLWLAICEGLLGLSLFLLLNLAGPWLPNWQAIQTPGAYLALLLTAPAGLMFALRFFAPLGQHALNKLLWGDILLIVTCSLLLLFVNTLPLNIITYALVALAGLSMLLVGFYHWQKGYRPARLFVAAMVVFNIGTLVILPALLGLTLVTPQGLIMTLMVFICISGLLMSIALGERQRSITESRFSISRDLAASNAEINAKAEFLAKISHEIRTPMNGVLGMTELLLGTPLSVKQRDYVQTIHSAGNELLTLINEILDISKLESGQIELDDVQFDLNALIDDCLSIYRAKAEQQNVELISFIQPQVPRVISGDPTRLRQTLLSLLENALKKTEEGEVLIVVALDERSSKPRLRIAVQDSGVPMEAEEREALLHAELHSKHFLSANRLGGNLGLVIARQLIRLMQGEFGIKSGATQGSTLWLTLPLDPDRLEHPTSDLDSPLQGARVLVVDDNDTCRKVLVQQCSAWGLNVSAVPSGKEALALLRTKAHLRDYFDVVLLDQNMPGMTGMQLAAKIKEDPSLNHDILLIMLTGISNAPSKIIARNSGIKRILAKPVAGYTLKTTLADELNQRNKGQVVFQPQVVTAATAAKVPSDFRILVAEDNTISTKVIRGMLGKLNLQPDTASNGEEALQAMKAQRYDLVLMDCEMPILDGFSATQQLRAWEVSNQRIRTPIVALTAHILAEHKERARKAGMDGHMSKPVELSQLRELIEHWVAERDQQNRATTQPS, from the coding sequence GTGCGCTGGCTCAGGATTGCCATAAGCTTCACCGTCACGCTGCTGACCTTGCTCTGCATGCTCCCGGCCCAGGCCGCGCAAGGCAGTGGCTGGTCGGTATTGCTTGACGATCAGGGCATCCTGCAACTGAGCGACATCCGCTCCGCTCGCTACACCAATCAATTCAGCCCCATCGAGCTTGACCGCCTGACCGCGGCCGAACCCGAGGGCGCCCTGTGGCTGCGCTTCAAACTGGCGCCGGGCAAGCACGAACAAGTGCTGCGCATCTTTGCCCCCGACCTGTCACAACTCAATCTCTACGTGCTCGACGGCGACCGGCTGATCGAGCAACGCAATACCGGCAACGAACGGCCCCAGGCCGAACATCCATTGCCGAGCAGCGATTTCATGCTGCCGCTGCCCCAGGCCGACAAGCCGCTGGACATCTACGTACGCATGATCTCCGGCCATCAGCTGCGCCCGCACATCACCCTGCAAGCGGCAATCGAAGGCGCCGCCGATCAGAAGCAGACGCTGATTTTCGGCCTGCTGTTCGGCTGCCTCGCCATGCTCCTGCTGCACAACCTGGTGCGCTACGCCTACTCGCGCTCGCGCAGCAGTCTGTGGCTGGCGATCTGTGAGGGCCTGCTCGGGCTGAGTCTGTTCCTGTTGCTCAATCTCGCCGGTCCGTGGTTGCCGAACTGGCAAGCCATTCAGACGCCGGGCGCTTATCTGGCATTGCTGCTGACCGCCCCAGCCGGGTTGATGTTCGCCCTGCGCTTCTTTGCGCCACTGGGCCAGCACGCGCTGAACAAACTGCTGTGGGGCGACATCCTGTTGATCGTCACGTGCAGCCTGTTGCTGCTGTTCGTCAACACCTTGCCGCTGAACATCATCACCTACGCACTGGTCGCACTGGCCGGCCTGAGCATGTTGCTGGTGGGCTTCTATCACTGGCAAAAAGGCTATCGCCCGGCGCGTCTGTTCGTCGCCGCCATGGTCGTGTTCAACATCGGCACGCTGGTCATCCTCCCGGCGCTGCTGGGGCTGACACTGGTCACGCCGCAAGGCCTGATCATGACGCTGATGGTGTTCATCTGCATCAGTGGCCTGCTGATGAGCATTGCCTTGGGCGAGCGACAGCGCAGCATCACCGAAAGCCGTTTCAGCATCAGCCGCGACCTCGCGGCAAGCAACGCCGAAATCAACGCCAAAGCCGAATTCCTCGCCAAGATCAGCCACGAAATCCGCACGCCGATGAACGGTGTACTGGGCATGACCGAGCTGCTGCTGGGCACGCCGCTGTCGGTCAAGCAACGCGATTACGTGCAGACTATCCACAGCGCCGGCAACGAACTGCTGACGCTGATCAACGAGATCCTCGACATCTCCAAGCTCGAATCCGGGCAGATCGAACTCGACGACGTGCAGTTCGATCTCAACGCGCTGATCGACGATTGCCTGAGCATCTACCGGGCCAAGGCCGAGCAACAGAACGTCGAGCTGATCAGTTTCATCCAGCCGCAAGTGCCACGGGTGATCAGCGGCGATCCGACGCGCCTGCGCCAGACCTTGTTGAGCCTGCTGGAAAACGCCCTGAAGAAAACCGAAGAAGGCGAAGTACTGATCGTCGTCGCCCTTGACGAGCGCAGCAGCAAACCGCGCCTGCGCATTGCCGTGCAGGACAGCGGCGTGCCGATGGAGGCGGAAGAGCGAGAGGCGCTGCTGCACGCCGAATTGCACAGCAAGCATTTTCTCTCGGCCAATCGTCTGGGCGGCAATCTCGGCCTGGTGATCGCGCGGCAACTGATCCGTCTGATGCAGGGCGAGTTCGGCATCAAGAGCGGCGCCACTCAGGGCAGCACTTTGTGGCTGACCTTGCCACTGGACCCGGATCGCCTCGAACATCCGACGTCCGATCTGGACAGTCCGCTGCAAGGCGCACGGGTGCTGGTAGTCGACGATAACGACACCTGCCGCAAAGTGCTGGTACAGCAATGCAGCGCCTGGGGCCTGAATGTCAGCGCCGTGCCGTCGGGCAAGGAAGCGCTGGCGCTGCTGCGCACCAAGGCGCACTTGCGCGATTACTTCGACGTGGTCCTGCTCGACCAGAACATGCCCGGCATGACCGGCATGCAACTGGCAGCGAAGATCAAGGAAGACCCGAGCCTGAACCACGACATCCTGCTGATCATGCTCACCGGCATCAGCAACGCACCGAGCAAGATCATTGCGCGCAATTCGGGGATCAAACGAATACTGGCCAAACCGGTGGCCGGTTATACGCTCAAGACCACGCTGGCGGACGAACTCAATCAGCGCAACAAGGGCCAGGTGGTATTCCAGCCGCAAGTCGTTACGGCGGCCACAGCGGCCAAGGTGCCGAGCGACTTCCGCATCCTCGTCGCCGAAGACAACACCATTTCGACCAAAGTGATCCGTGGCATGCTCGGCAAGCTCAACCTGCAACCGGACACCGCGAGCAACGGCGAAGAAGCCCTGCAAGCGATGAAGGCCCAGCGTTACGATCTGGTGCTGATGGATTGTGAAATGCCGATCCTCGATGGCTTCTCCGCGACGCAGCAACTGCGCGCCTGGGAAGTCAGCAATCAGCGCATCCGCACACCGATTGTCGCGCTCACCGCGCACATTCTCGCCGAACATAAAGAGCGCGCCCGCAAGGCCGGCATGGACGGGCACATGTCCAAACCGGTGGAGCTGTCGCAACTGCGTGAACTGATCGAGCATTGGGTCGCCGAACGCGATCAGCAGAACCGGGCCACGACCCAGCCGTCGTAA
- the prmA gene encoding 50S ribosomal protein L11 methyltransferase: protein MPWLQVRLAITPEQAETYEDAFLEVGAVSVTFMDAEDQPIFEPELNTTPLWSHTHLLALFEGGTGPEPVLAHLELLTGSPLPEHHSEVIEDQDWERSWMDGFEPMRFGQRLWIVPSWHAAPEPDAVNLLLDPGLAFGTGTHPTTALCLEWLDGQDLKDCHVLDFGCGSGILAIAALLLGAKQAVGTDIDVQALEASRDNAGRNNIADELFPLYLPEDLPQVPADVLVANILAGPLVSLAPQLSSLVKSGGRLALSGILAEQGEEVAAAYAQDFELDPIANRDGWVRITGRRR from the coding sequence CACCCCGGAACAAGCCGAAACCTACGAGGACGCCTTCCTCGAAGTCGGCGCCGTGTCGGTGACTTTCATGGACGCCGAAGACCAGCCGATCTTCGAACCGGAACTCAACACCACGCCGCTGTGGTCGCACACCCACTTGCTGGCGCTGTTCGAAGGCGGTACCGGACCGGAACCGGTGCTGGCCCATCTGGAACTGCTGACCGGCAGCCCGTTGCCCGAACATCACAGCGAAGTGATCGAAGATCAGGACTGGGAACGCAGCTGGATGGACGGTTTCGAGCCGATGCGTTTCGGCCAGCGCCTGTGGATCGTGCCGAGCTGGCACGCCGCACCCGAGCCTGACGCGGTCAATCTGCTGCTGGACCCGGGCCTGGCGTTCGGCACCGGCACCCACCCGACCACCGCGCTGTGCCTGGAATGGCTCGACGGCCAGGATCTGAAAGACTGCCACGTGCTCGACTTCGGCTGTGGCTCGGGGATTCTGGCGATTGCCGCCCTGCTGCTCGGCGCCAAACAAGCTGTGGGCACCGACATCGACGTGCAGGCGCTGGAAGCCTCGCGCGACAACGCCGGGCGCAACAACATTGCCGATGAGCTGTTCCCGCTGTACCTGCCCGAGGATCTGCCGCAGGTTCCGGCCGACGTACTGGTGGCCAATATTCTCGCCGGCCCGCTGGTGTCGCTGGCACCGCAACTGTCCAGCCTGGTCAAGAGCGGCGGGCGCCTGGCGCTGTCGGGCATTCTCGCCGAGCAGGGCGAAGAAGTAGCGGCAGCTTATGCGCAGGACTTCGAGCTCGACCCGATCGCCAATCGCGACGGCTGGGTGCGCATCACCGGGCGTCGGCGCTAA
- the dusB gene encoding tRNA dihydrouridine synthase DusB, with protein MSAVRIGPYTLQNGLILAPMAGVTDQPFRQLCKRLGAGLVVSEMVTSDMSLWNTRKSRMRMIHEGDPEPRSVQIAGGDAQMLADAARANVELGAQIIDINMGCPAKKVCNKAAGSALLKDEALVTEILQAVVAAVEVPVTLKIRTGWDRENKNGLNVAKIAEQAGITALAVHGRTRADLYTGEAEYDTIAAIKQAVSIPVFANGDIDSPEKARYVLDATGADGLLIGRAAQGRPWIFREIEHFLRTGEKLPAPELSEVERILLEHLAALHAFYGDVMGVRIARKHVGWYLATLPGAREFRARFNRLDGTETQCADVREFFAERYKSLTGDEEGVAA; from the coding sequence ATGTCGGCGGTACGCATCGGCCCATATACATTGCAGAACGGTTTGATTCTCGCCCCGATGGCGGGAGTCACCGACCAGCCCTTTCGTCAGCTGTGCAAGCGTCTGGGCGCAGGGCTTGTAGTCTCGGAAATGGTCACCAGCGACATGAGCCTGTGGAATACCCGCAAGTCGCGCATGCGCATGATCCACGAAGGCGATCCCGAGCCGCGCTCGGTGCAGATCGCCGGTGGCGACGCGCAGATGCTGGCCGATGCGGCACGGGCCAACGTCGAACTGGGCGCACAGATTATCGATATCAACATGGGTTGCCCGGCAAAGAAGGTCTGCAACAAGGCCGCCGGCTCCGCGTTGCTGAAAGACGAAGCATTGGTGACCGAGATCCTGCAGGCCGTAGTGGCCGCGGTTGAAGTGCCGGTCACCCTGAAGATCCGCACCGGTTGGGATCGCGAAAACAAGAACGGTCTGAACGTGGCGAAGATCGCCGAACAGGCGGGAATCACAGCGCTGGCCGTACATGGCCGTACGCGCGCCGATCTGTACACAGGGGAAGCCGAGTACGACACGATTGCCGCGATCAAGCAGGCGGTGTCGATCCCGGTGTTTGCCAATGGCGATATTGATTCGCCGGAAAAGGCCCGTTACGTGCTAGACGCGACCGGTGCCGATGGCCTGCTGATAGGCCGTGCCGCTCAAGGGCGGCCATGGATTTTTCGCGAGATCGAACACTTCCTGCGCACCGGCGAGAAATTGCCGGCGCCGGAATTGAGCGAAGTGGAACGCATCCTGCTGGAGCATCTGGCTGCCCTTCACGCCTTCTATGGCGACGTGATGGGCGTGCGCATTGCCCGCAAGCATGTGGGCTGGTATCTCGCAACCTTGCCGGGCGCCAGGGAGTTTCGCGCCCGTTTCAATCGTTTGGATGGTACGGAAACACAATGCGCCGACGTTCGGGAGTTCTTCGCCGAGCGTTACAAGAGCCTGACAGGGGACGAAGAAGGGGTGGCCGCATGA
- the purH gene encoding bifunctional phosphoribosylaminoimidazolecarboxamide formyltransferase/IMP cyclohydrolase: MTDQTTRLPIRRALISVSDKTGILEFAKELEALGVEILSTGGTFKLLRDNGVAAVEVADYTGFAEMMDGRVKTLHPKIHGGILGRRGTDDAIMNEHGIKPIDLVAVNLYPFEATINKPGCDLPTAIENIDIGGPTMVRSAAKNHKDVAIVVNASDYANVLENLKAGGLTYAQRFDLMLKAFEHTAAYDGMIANYMGTVNQAAETLSTEGRGEFPRTFNSQFIKAQEMRYGENPHQSAAFYVEAKPAEVGIATATQLQGKELSYNNVADTDAALECVKSFVKPACVIVKHANPCGVAVSPDAEGGIRQAYELAYATDTESAFGGIIAFNRELDAETAKAIVERQFVEVIIAPSVSEEARAIVAAKANVRLLACGEWSAERAAAWDYKRVNGGLLVQSRDIGMISADDLKVVTKRAPTEQEIHDLIFAWKVAKYVKSNAIVYAKNRQTIGVGAGQMSRVNSARIAAIKAEHAGLQVAGSVMASDAFFPFRDGLDNAAKVGITAVIQPGGSMRDNEVIAAADEAGIAMVFTGMRHFRH; this comes from the coding sequence ATGACCGACCAGACTACCCGCCTGCCGATCCGCCGCGCCTTGATCAGCGTTTCCGACAAGACCGGGATCCTCGAATTCGCCAAGGAGCTCGAAGCTCTCGGCGTCGAGATCCTCTCCACCGGCGGAACGTTCAAGCTGCTGCGTGACAACGGCGTTGCCGCAGTGGAAGTCGCGGATTACACCGGTTTCGCCGAGATGATGGACGGTCGGGTGAAAACCCTGCACCCGAAAATCCACGGCGGCATCCTCGGTCGTCGCGGTACTGACGACGCGATCATGAACGAGCACGGCATCAAGCCGATCGATCTGGTGGCGGTCAACCTGTACCCGTTCGAAGCGACCATCAACAAGCCAGGCTGCGACCTGCCGACCGCCATCGAGAACATCGACATCGGCGGGCCGACCATGGTCCGTTCAGCAGCGAAAAACCATAAAGACGTGGCCATCGTGGTGAATGCCAGCGATTACGCCAACGTCCTGGAAAACCTCAAGGCCGGCGGCCTGACCTACGCTCAGCGTTTTGACCTGATGCTCAAGGCCTTCGAACACACCGCCGCCTACGACGGCATGATCGCCAACTACATGGGCACCGTGAACCAGGCCGCTGAAACCTTGAGCACTGAAGGTCGCGGCGAATTCCCGCGCACCTTCAACAGCCAGTTCATCAAGGCTCAGGAAATGCGCTACGGCGAGAACCCGCACCAAAGCGCGGCGTTCTACGTGGAAGCCAAGCCTGCCGAAGTCGGCATCGCCACCGCGACCCAGCTGCAAGGCAAAGAACTGTCGTACAACAACGTCGCCGACACTGACGCGGCGCTGGAATGCGTGAAGAGCTTCGTCAAGCCAGCCTGCGTGATCGTCAAGCACGCCAACCCGTGCGGCGTGGCGGTCAGCCCGGACGCTGAAGGCGGCATCCGTCAGGCTTACGAACTGGCCTACGCCACCGACACCGAGTCGGCGTTCGGCGGCATCATCGCCTTCAACCGTGAACTGGATGCCGAGACCGCCAAAGCGATCGTCGAGCGTCAGTTCGTTGAAGTGATCATCGCCCCATCGGTCAGCGAAGAAGCCCGCGCCATCGTTGCCGCGAAAGCCAACGTACGCCTGCTGGCCTGCGGCGAGTGGTCGGCTGAGCGCGCCGCTGCCTGGGATTACAAGCGCGTCAACGGTGGCCTGCTGGTGCAGAGCCGCGATATCGGCATGATCAGCGCCGACGACCTGAAAGTGGTGACCAAACGCGCACCGACCGAACAGGAAATCCACGACCTGATCTTCGCCTGGAAAGTCGCCAAGTACGTCAAATCCAACGCCATCGTCTACGCCAAGAATCGCCAGACCATCGGTGTCGGCGCCGGCCAGATGAGCCGCGTCAACTCGGCCCGCATCGCCGCGATCAAGGCTGAGCACGCCGGTTTGCAGGTCGCCGGTTCGGTCATGGCGTCCGATGCATTCTTCCCGTTCCGCGACGGCCTCGACAACGCGGCCAAGGTTGGCATCACTGCGGTGATCCAGCCGGGCGGTTCGATGCGTGACAACGAAGTGATTGCTGCTGCTGATGAAGCCGGCATCGCGATGGTCTTTACCGGTATGCGCCACTTCCGTCATTGA
- a CDS encoding DUF3426 domain-containing protein has protein sequence MTDSFVTQCPHCQTSFRVNHAQLSVARGVVRCGSCLQVFNAAKQLLEQHSGKDTVTPLAPALPETPAPVSDSAVVEQIPAPRAISQKQWSASELDLDSLDLDEELARLEQREIQPAAEFGRTREESLSARRDSPEPDEGTWPDSLFSEPADERSVAPDIEPDIDGVETLEPERTEPSLSLEPVDLDDEPPIPQLRLHDPIDPNARRERFSASDDSDDDDLPLITSPRKKRERAEPGVRAEVLQDLTDDPLQLDWQQRRSPWGRRLLWLLLVVLAAGGLAAQYVAYHFEELARQDQYRPWFQQICPQIGCTVPSKVDIGKIKSSNLVVRSHPEFSGALVVDAIIYNRATFSQPFPLLELRFADLNGHLIASRRFKPGEYLSGDLEGLAEMPPQTPIHIALDILDPGPKAVNYSLNFHSPE, from the coding sequence ATGACCGACAGTTTCGTCACCCAATGCCCGCATTGCCAGACCAGTTTCCGCGTCAACCATGCTCAGTTGAGCGTGGCGCGCGGCGTGGTTCGTTGCGGCTCCTGCCTGCAAGTGTTCAATGCCGCCAAGCAGCTGCTCGAGCAACATTCCGGCAAGGACACGGTGACGCCGCTCGCACCAGCGCTGCCTGAAACGCCCGCGCCTGTCAGCGATTCTGCGGTCGTCGAACAGATCCCCGCACCGCGCGCCATCAGCCAGAAGCAATGGAGCGCGTCGGAACTGGATCTGGACAGCCTCGATCTGGACGAAGAACTCGCCCGCCTCGAACAGCGCGAAATCCAGCCGGCCGCAGAATTCGGCCGTACCCGCGAAGAATCCTTGAGCGCCCGGCGCGACAGCCCGGAACCGGACGAAGGCACATGGCCCGACAGCCTGTTCAGTGAGCCTGCCGATGAGCGCAGCGTAGCGCCGGATATCGAGCCGGATATCGACGGCGTCGAAACCCTCGAACCCGAGCGCACCGAACCCTCGTTATCACTGGAACCGGTGGATCTGGATGACGAGCCGCCGATCCCGCAACTGCGCCTGCACGATCCGATCGATCCCAACGCCCGCCGCGAACGCTTCTCGGCCAGCGACGACAGCGATGACGACGATCTGCCATTGATCACTTCGCCGCGCAAAAAACGCGAACGGGCCGAGCCCGGCGTGCGCGCCGAGGTCCTGCAGGATCTGACCGACGACCCGCTGCAACTGGACTGGCAGCAACGCCGCTCGCCATGGGGTCGGCGCCTGCTCTGGCTGCTGCTGGTAGTGTTGGCGGCCGGCGGCCTGGCCGCTCAGTACGTTGCCTATCACTTCGAGGAACTGGCGCGGCAGGATCAATACCGACCGTGGTTCCAGCAGATCTGCCCGCAGATCGGCTGCACCGTGCCGTCCAAAGTCGACATCGGCAAAATCAAAAGCAGCAACCTCGTGGTGCGCAGCCATCCGGAATTCAGCGGAGCGCTGGTGGTCGATGCGATCATTTACAACCGGGCGACGTTTTCTCAGCCGTTTCCCTTGCTCGAACTGCGTTTTGCCGACCTCAACGGTCATCTGATCGCCAGTCGTCGCTTCAAACCCGGCGAGTACCTGAGCGGCGATCTCGAGGGCCTCGCGGAAATGCCGCCGCAGACGCCGATCCACATCGCCCTGGATATTCTCGATCCGGGGCCGAAAGCGGTGAATTACAGCCTGAACTTCCACTCACCGGAATGA
- a CDS encoding MarC family protein: protein MLHVLFSVYLKMLVLYSPFFVLSCFISLTRGYSRKEQRRLAWKVALATLISSVLLYLFGRVIFDVFGITVDAFRIGAGSVLFISALGMAQGKPAVQADNVQQDVTIVPLTIPLTVGPGTIGALLVMGVSQPHWDDKLTAIMSIALASFTVGVVLYLSNRIERILGDQGLQIVSRLMGLFVCALAAQIIFTGVKGYLVP, encoded by the coding sequence ATGCTCCATGTGTTGTTCAGCGTTTATCTGAAGATGCTGGTGCTCTACAGCCCGTTCTTCGTGTTGTCCTGCTTTATCAGCCTGACCCGTGGCTATTCGCGCAAGGAACAGCGGCGTCTGGCGTGGAAGGTCGCCCTCGCCACACTGATTTCCAGTGTTCTGCTGTATTTGTTCGGGCGGGTGATTTTCGATGTCTTCGGCATCACCGTGGACGCCTTCCGCATCGGTGCCGGCAGTGTGTTGTTCATTTCCGCGCTGGGCATGGCTCAGGGCAAGCCGGCGGTGCAGGCCGATAATGTGCAGCAGGATGTGACCATCGTGCCGCTGACCATTCCGCTGACAGTCGGCCCCGGCACCATCGGCGCCTTGCTGGTAATGGGCGTCAGCCAGCCGCACTGGGACGACAAGCTCACCGCAATCATGAGTATTGCGCTCGCCAGTTTCACTGTCGGTGTGGTGCTGTACCTGTCCAATCGCATCGAGCGGATTCTCGGCGATCAGGGCTTGCAGATTGTCAGCCGCTTGATGGGATTGTTTGTTTGCGCGCTGGCAGCGCAAATCATCTTTACCGGAGTGAAGGGTTATCTGGTGCCTTGA
- the purD gene encoding phosphoribosylamine--glycine ligase has product MNVLIIGSGGREHALAWKVAQDPRVQKVFVAPGNAGTAIEAKCENVAIDVLALEQLADFAEKNVSLTIVGPEVPLVAGVVDLFRSRGLDCFGPTAGAAQLEGSKAFTKDFLARHKIPTADYQNFTEIEPALAYLREKGAPIVIKADGLAAGKGVIVAMTLAEAEDAVRDMLAGNAFGDAGSRVVIEEFLDGEEASFIVMVDGKNVLPMATSQDHKRVGDGDSGPNTGGMGAYSPAPVVTADVHQRVMDLVIWPTVRGMADEGNVYTGFLYAGLMIDKAGNPKVIEFNCRFGDPETQPVMLRLQSSLVLLVEAALAQALDKIEAQWDPRPSVGIVLAAGGYPGDYAKGAAINGLDAAAALEGKVFHAGTALKDGQVVTAGGRVLCATAMGATVGEAQQQAYKLAAAIDWEGCFYRKDIGYRAIARERGEVQE; this is encoded by the coding sequence TTGAATGTTTTGATCATTGGCAGCGGTGGCCGTGAGCACGCTCTGGCCTGGAAAGTGGCTCAGGATCCGCGTGTGCAGAAGGTTTTCGTTGCACCGGGCAACGCTGGCACCGCCATTGAAGCCAAGTGCGAGAACGTCGCCATCGACGTGTTGGCGCTGGAGCAACTGGCCGATTTCGCGGAAAAGAACGTTTCCCTGACCATCGTCGGCCCGGAAGTGCCGCTGGTGGCTGGCGTCGTCGATCTGTTCCGCTCCCGTGGCCTGGACTGCTTCGGTCCGACTGCCGGTGCTGCGCAACTGGAAGGTTCGAAAGCCTTCACCAAGGACTTCCTCGCGCGCCACAAGATCCCGACCGCCGATTACCAGAACTTCACCGAGATCGAGCCGGCCCTGGCTTATCTGCGTGAGAAAGGCGCGCCGATCGTGATCAAGGCCGATGGCCTGGCTGCTGGCAAAGGCGTAATCGTCGCCATGACCCTGGCCGAAGCCGAAGACGCCGTGCGCGACATGCTCGCCGGCAACGCGTTCGGCGACGCCGGTTCGCGGGTGGTCATCGAGGAATTCCTCGACGGCGAAGAAGCCTCATTCATCGTCATGGTCGACGGCAAGAACGTGCTGCCGATGGCCACCAGCCAGGACCACAAACGCGTCGGCGACGGCGACAGCGGCCCGAACACCGGCGGCATGGGCGCCTACTCCCCTGCCCCGGTGGTCACCGCCGACGTGCATCAGCGCGTGATGGACCTGGTGATCTGGCCGACCGTGCGCGGCATGGCCGACGAAGGTAACGTCTACACTGGTTTCCTCTATGCCGGTCTGATGATCGACAAGGCCGGTAACCCGAAAGTCATCGAGTTCAACTGCCGCTTCGGCGATCCGGAAACCCAACCGGTGATGCTGCGTCTGCAATCGAGCCTGGTGCTGCTGGTTGAAGCCGCATTGGCGCAAGCGCTGGACAAGATCGAAGCACAGTGGGATCCGCGTCCGAGCGTTGGCATTGTGCTGGCCGCTGGCGGCTACCCGGGCGACTACGCCAAAGGCGCAGCGATCAACGGACTGGACGCGGCGGCAGCTCTGGAAGGCAAAGTCTTCCATGCCGGCACCGCGCTGAAAGACGGTCAGGTCGTGACTGCCGGTGGTCGTGTACTGTGTGCCACTGCCATGGGCGCCACTGTCGGTGAAGCTCAGCAGCAGGCCTACAAACTGGCCGCTGCGATCGACTGGGAAGGCTGCTTCTACCGCAAGGACATCGGCTACCGCGCCATTGCCCGTGAACGCGGGGAAGTCCAGGAGTAA